One genomic segment of Clostridium saccharoperbutylacetonicum N1-4(HMT) includes these proteins:
- a CDS encoding class I adenylate-forming enzyme family protein, with translation MELINETIGTYITRVFNKFADKEALVYVEDGRRFTYEKLSKEIDLISKSLISIGIKKGDHVALLACNSPEWIIVFLAILKIGAVCVCLNYSSTEEEIDYMLKQSQSTILIVSDKDMIEKVDLKKFDYLKITLKMKTLFNLGLIMSQMKKALEDELIAVYNNVSVNDMATILYTSGTTGNPKGIMFTHSAVLNGPLSFLENFKYTSEDTILVTLPLNHILGGKYSAILGLLAGSKIVLMKKFKTSVALKAIESERCTGFHGVPTMYQYLLTNCDSYDISSLRVGMIAGAVSAKTLMKDIMEKLSISELNNTFGQTETLGVTQTTVYDKNDPKINTVGKPVKHVEIKICNPETKEILPKNSEGELYVKSPYSMVGYYNNPIATNATIVDDWIRTGDLAFIDEDGYLSIKGRLKDVIIRGGENISPVDIENHLIKHPEIENAIIVGVPDEILGEEIFAFIKINKTSSLTKEDIIKFLCGKISKCKIPKYIESIDSFPLTSTGKIRRNLLKQIACEKINSSELVEIAVN, from the coding sequence ATGGAATTAATTAATGAAACTATAGGGACATATATAACCAGGGTATTTAATAAATTTGCTGATAAGGAAGCATTAGTTTATGTTGAAGATGGTAGAAGATTTACATATGAAAAACTTAGTAAAGAAATAGATTTAATTTCAAAAAGTTTGATATCAATTGGAATAAAAAAAGGAGATCATGTAGCTTTATTGGCATGCAATTCCCCAGAATGGATAATAGTGTTTTTGGCAATATTAAAAATAGGAGCAGTTTGTGTATGCTTAAATTATTCTTCTACTGAAGAGGAAATAGATTATATGTTAAAACAATCTCAATCCACAATATTAATAGTAAGCGATAAGGATATGATTGAGAAAGTTGACTTAAAAAAATTTGATTATTTAAAAATTACGTTAAAAATGAAAACGTTGTTTAATTTAGGTCTTATCATGTCGCAAATGAAGAAAGCTCTAGAAGATGAACTGATTGCTGTATATAATAATGTTTCGGTAAATGATATGGCTACAATTCTTTATACTTCAGGAACTACTGGAAATCCGAAAGGGATCATGTTTACCCATAGTGCAGTATTAAATGGCCCCCTTTCTTTTCTTGAGAATTTTAAGTATACTTCTGAAGATACTATATTAGTTACTCTTCCATTAAATCATATCTTAGGTGGTAAATATTCTGCAATTTTAGGTCTTTTAGCTGGTAGTAAAATTGTTTTAATGAAAAAATTTAAAACCTCTGTTGCATTAAAAGCAATTGAAAGTGAAAGATGTACTGGCTTTCATGGAGTACCAACAATGTATCAATATTTATTAACAAATTGTGACTCATACGATATTTCAAGTTTAAGAGTTGGAATGATTGCAGGGGCAGTTTCTGCTAAAACCCTCATGAAAGACATAATGGAGAAACTTTCTATTTCTGAATTAAACAATACTTTTGGACAAACTGAAACTTTAGGAGTAACGCAAACTACGGTTTATGATAAAAATGATCCTAAAATAAATACAGTTGGTAAACCAGTTAAGCATGTGGAGATAAAAATATGCAATCCAGAAACTAAAGAAATACTGCCTAAAAATTCTGAAGGTGAATTATATGTAAAAAGTCCTTATAGCATGGTTGGATATTATAATAATCCAATAGCTACAAATGCTACTATTGTTGATGACTGGATACGTACAGGTGATTTGGCATTTATAGATGAAGACGGTTATTTATCTATAAAAGGACGGCTTAAGGATGTAATAATTCGGGGGGGAGAAAATATTTCGCCTGTAGATATTGAAAATCATCTTATAAAGCACCCAGAAATTGAAAATGCAATTATAGTTGGAGTTCCAGATGAAATTTTAGGAGAAGAAATATTTGCTTTTATTAAAATTAATAAAACTTCTTCATTAACTAAAGAAGATATAATAAAATTTTTATGTGGAAAAATATCAAAGTGTAAGATTCCAAAGTATATAGAATCTATTGATTCATTTCCATTAACATCAACTGGGAAAATTAGGCGCAATTTATTAAAGCAAATTGCATGTGAAAAAATTAATTCTAGTGAATTAGTTGAAATTGCGGTCAATTAA